In a genomic window of Thermus albus:
- a CDS encoding type II toxin-antitoxin system RatA family toxin: MPEVRAERFIQAPPEKVYALAKDLEGLKPYLKEVESLKVLSQEGNRTKSEWVAVAMGKKVRWLEEEEWDDQNLKNRFYSPEGDFDRYEGTWVFLPEGGGTRVVLSLTYELTIPLFGGLLQKLVQKLMQENVESLLKGLEERVLAS; the protein is encoded by the coding sequence TTCATCCAGGCCCCGCCGGAAAAGGTGTATGCCCTGGCCAAGGACCTAGAGGGCCTTAAGCCCTACCTCAAGGAGGTGGAAAGCCTCAAGGTCCTTTCCCAAGAGGGAAACCGCACCAAAAGTGAGTGGGTGGCGGTGGCCATGGGAAAGAAGGTGCGTTGGCTGGAGGAGGAGGAGTGGGACGACCAAAACCTTAAAAACCGCTTCTACTCCCCCGAGGGGGACTTTGACCGCTACGAGGGCACCTGGGTCTTCCTGCCGGAAGGGGGGGGCACCCGGGTGGTCTTGAGCCTCACCTACGAGCTCACCATCCCCCTCTTCGGCGGGCTTCTGCAGAAGCTGGTGCAAAAGCTCATGCAGGAAAACGTGGAAAGCCTCCTTAAAGGCCTCGAGGAACGGGTCCTGGCCTCCTAG